In one Mycoplasmopsis canis PG 14 genomic region, the following are encoded:
- a CDS encoding CTP synthase, with protein sequence MKKQTKFIIQTGGVLSGLGKGVTLASIGNLLKMQGFSVFVMKLDPYLNIDPGVMSPVEHGEVYVTSDGGETDLDLGHYERFIDVKLTKKSNYTTGKILTHVFEKERRGEYNGKTVQIVPHVVDEIIEIIESIEKEQQPDFMLIEIGGTVGDIESNPYIYAISKFKSMRKNDVLLSHLAFVPYLSASNEYKSKPSQVSIATLRSYGLNPDILLLRSQGKVYNRIVDKIAEASFLESSNVINIPDKANIYEIPLFLKEQNILQVIFKHFNIKKKIKENVYKKWIEFVHKYLKDNNKKIKLLLVGKYVELEDAYLSIITSLKIAAAHNNVELEYKLINADFINQDNIKKTLTEYDGVLILPGFGVRGFEAKVEVAKFTREHKIPTLGICLGFQAMTVAHARLRGIIDATSKEFNDENKKQTFVLTPFFENGDKDVLGGTLRLGEYPIIAKNKTLAHQIYGNEIFYERHRHRYEVNPIYRNTLEDENFSFSGVHPETGVAEICEVSDHPFYLGVQYHPEFTTRVLKSNPLFDSFITAVKKNLK encoded by the coding sequence ATGAAAAAACAAACAAAATTTATTATTCAAACTGGAGGAGTATTATCTGGATTAGGTAAAGGTGTTACTCTTGCAAGTATAGGAAACCTTCTTAAAATGCAAGGATTCAGTGTATTTGTTATGAAATTAGACCCTTATTTAAATATTGACCCAGGAGTTATGTCACCAGTTGAGCATGGTGAAGTTTATGTAACTAGCGATGGTGGTGAAACTGACCTTGACTTAGGACATTATGAGCGTTTTATTGATGTTAAACTAACAAAGAAAAGTAATTATACTACTGGAAAAATATTAACTCACGTTTTCGAAAAAGAAAGACGTGGTGAGTATAATGGAAAAACAGTGCAAATTGTACCACATGTTGTTGATGAAATAATTGAAATAATCGAAAGTATTGAAAAAGAACAACAACCTGATTTTATGCTTATTGAGATCGGTGGTACTGTCGGGGATATAGAATCTAATCCGTATATATATGCAATTTCAAAGTTTAAATCTATGCGCAAAAATGATGTGTTATTAAGTCATTTAGCATTTGTACCTTATTTAAGTGCTTCAAATGAATACAAATCAAAACCTTCTCAAGTTTCTATTGCGACTTTACGCTCTTACGGACTTAATCCTGATATTTTATTATTAAGATCACAAGGAAAAGTTTATAACAGAATAGTGGACAAAATTGCCGAAGCATCTTTTTTAGAATCCTCAAATGTTATAAATATACCGGATAAAGCAAATATTTATGAAATACCATTATTTTTAAAAGAACAAAACATACTACAGGTAATATTTAAACATTTTAATATTAAGAAAAAAATTAAGGAAAATGTCTATAAAAAATGAATTGAATTTGTTCATAAGTATTTAAAGGATAACAATAAAAAAATTAAGCTATTACTTGTTGGAAAATATGTTGAACTAGAAGATGCATATTTATCTATTATAACTTCTTTGAAAATAGCAGCAGCACATAATAATGTTGAGTTAGAATATAAATTAATTAATGCAGACTTTATTAATCAAGATAATATCAAAAAGACATTAACAGAATATGATGGTGTTTTAATATTACCAGGTTTTGGAGTAAGAGGTTTTGAAGCTAAGGTTGAAGTAGCAAAATTTACAAGAGAACACAAAATACCAACATTGGGTATTTGTTTAGGATTCCAAGCCATGACGGTAGCGCACGCTAGATTAAGAGGTATTATTGACGCTACTAGCAAGGAGTTCAATGACGAGAACAAAAAACAAACCTTTGTTTTAACACCATTCTTTGAAAATGGTGACAAAGATGTTTTGGGTGGAACTTTAAGACTTGGTGAATATCCTATTATAGCTAAAAATAAAACTTTAGCTCACCAAATTTACGGAAATGAAATCTTTTACGAAAGACATAGACATAGATATGAAGTAAACCCAATTTATAGAAACACTTTAGAGGATGAAAACTTTAGTTTTTCTGGTGTTCATCCTGAAACAGGTGTAGCTGAAATTTGTGAGGTTAGCGATCACCCATTTTACTTAGGGGTTCAATATCATCCAGAATTTACAACAAGAGTTTTGAAATCAAACCCACTTTTTGATAGTTTTATTACAGCAGTTAAGAAAAATTTAAAATAA
- a CDS encoding ECF transporter S component: MKKIANKIIKLNFQEINLLPKWTIKKMVFVAILIAISVSFAVVVVQIMPLAVIPSFKISFIGLPIKITGFIFGPAIGMFVGLISDILSILFIPPAGYHPLYTVAAAVNGLVAGIFGLYFMQILKTAFSPEYKIQRIVQKISILGIKFNKAKMLNNEKKADMYALKIIKYNNRKKYVEDRDSYTMLKNINLFVSIVVLSLVLGIVLSIISNSSQQILDRSFITNKKILLILMSLGTISMMFFSIFGRFKFKNNTFLAIAPIISFSAVLELVNVPILSYADLFSIGGGDKDDIFIWITQHVILSPVKIWFNVFVIYFSYTIVHKLINKNNALSYK; encoded by the coding sequence ATGAAAAAAATAGCAAATAAGATTATTAAACTTAATTTTCAAGAAATTAATTTATTGCCAAAGTGAACCATTAAGAAGATGGTTTTTGTTGCTATCTTGATTGCTATTTCAGTTAGTTTTGCAGTTGTTGTTGTGCAAATTATGCCTTTAGCTGTTATACCATCATTTAAAATTTCGTTTATTGGCCTACCGATTAAAATTACTGGATTTATTTTCGGGCCAGCGATAGGAATGTTTGTTGGATTAATTAGCGATATTTTGTCAATTTTATTTATACCACCCGCTGGATACCACCCATTATATACTGTTGCTGCCGCAGTTAACGGTTTAGTTGCTGGTATTTTTGGTTTATATTTTATGCAAATACTAAAAACAGCATTTAGTCCTGAGTATAAAATCCAAAGAATAGTTCAAAAAATATCAATATTAGGAATTAAGTTTAATAAAGCTAAAATGTTAAACAATGAGAAAAAAGCTGATATGTATGCTCTAAAAATAATTAAATACAACAATAGAAAAAAATATGTTGAAGATAGAGATAGTTATACAATGCTTAAGAACATTAATTTATTTGTTTCAATAGTTGTTTTAAGCTTAGTACTTGGAATAGTTTTAAGTATAATTTCAAACTCATCACAACAAATACTAGACAGATCGTTTATAACTAACAAAAAAATTCTTTTGATTTTAATGAGTTTAGGAACTATATCAATGATGTTTTTTAGTATTTTTGGTAGATTTAAGTTTAAAAATAATACATTCCTTGCTATTGCTCCTATTATATCTTTTAGCGCTGTTTTGGAATTAGTTAATGTACCAATACTTTCGTATGCTGATTTATTTTCTATTGGTGGTGGTGATAAAGATGATATATTTATTTGAATAACACAACACGTCATCTTAAGTCCTGTTAAAATATGATTTAATGTTTTTGTCATTTATTTTTCATATACTATTGTTCATAAATTAATAAATAAAAATAATGCTCTTTCTTATAAGTAG
- a CDS encoding IS30 family transposase — protein MKNLGKWICIFDQSKKENKYTHYEIAENIDTIWKFQGKLELTRNLQKKQMDIDSIYNALFEISQGISIQKASRKIKRDVRTIKNKIDLMTSKHSKDLLKYQRFQCNNCFKRVTKVKVIHFSKIYDHLLDYRYSRLFFRNTKLQEKWEPFKEYWNDIRHKYNKYKIKRNIKEKMPKTSVKFLVNSFKKSHIGFSPSVSSVYKKMQSLPFYLDYEHIIRKSEGKYIRKTTKKTKLVTLNNATEITKRPNYINDRSEMGHYELDTVMGKIDDKKCLVTLLERQTRKSYATITKRGSKYIHQALNNMIKKFGLNIKSLTVDNGKENVLLHKIIPKDRLFKCLPYSSWQKGSIENMHRLIRYFIPKGKSLDNYTQEEIDFMMEWINNYRKIINQP, from the coding sequence ATGAAAAATTTAGGAAAATGAATTTGTATTTTTGATCAATCAAAGAAAGAAAATAAATATACTCATTATGAAATTGCAGAAAATATTGATACTATTTGAAAGTTTCAAGGAAAATTAGAACTAACTAGAAATTTACAGAAAAAACAAATGGATATTGATTCAATTTATAATGCTTTATTTGAAATTAGCCAAGGTATATCAATTCAAAAAGCCTCTAGAAAAATAAAAAGAGATGTGAGAACAATAAAAAACAAAATTGATCTTATGACTAGTAAACATTCTAAAGATTTATTAAAATATCAAAGATTTCAATGTAACAATTGTTTTAAAAGAGTCACTAAGGTTAAAGTTATTCATTTTTCTAAAATATACGATCATTTATTGGATTATAGATACTCAAGATTGTTTTTCAGAAATACTAAGTTACAAGAAAAATGAGAACCATTTAAAGAGTATTGAAATGATATTAGACATAAATATAATAAATACAAAATCAAAAGAAATATTAAAGAAAAGATGCCAAAAACTTCTGTAAAGTTTTTGGTAAATTCTTTTAAGAAATCTCACATTGGCTTTAGCCCTTCTGTTAGTTCAGTGTATAAAAAGATGCAATCCTTACCATTTTATCTAGATTATGAACATATAATTAGAAAATCAGAAGGTAAATATATTAGGAAAACAACCAAGAAGACTAAATTAGTAACATTGAATAACGCTACCGAAATAACTAAGAGACCAAATTATATTAACGATAGATCAGAAATGGGCCATTACGAACTTGATACTGTAATGGGCAAAATTGATGATAAAAAGTGTTTAGTAACTTTGTTAGAAAGACAAACTAGAAAGTCATATGCTACAATAACCAAAAGAGGTTCAAAATATATTCATCAAGCTTTAAATAATATGATTAAAAAGTTTGGTTTAAATATTAAATCCTTAACTGTCGATAATGGTAAGGAAAATGTTTTATTACACAAAATCATTCCTAAAGACAGATTGTTCAAATGTCTTCCATATAGTTCATGGCAAAAAGGCTCCATTGAAAATATGCATAGATTAATAAGGTATTTTATTCCTAAAGGTAAAAGTCTTGACAATTATACTCAAGAAGAAATTGATTTTATGATGGAATGAATAAATAACTATAGAAAAATTATTAATCAACCTTAG